GCGGATCTTCCTCAGCCCGCCAGCAGAACGGATATTCGTGCCGATATTCTTCACGATGAAACAAGAGGCCGCGATTTTTTAGATCGTGAATGATGTCCTTGTCGCAATCTTTGACCCAACGCGTGTGATATCGCTTTGTCGCGTCAGCGTTAAATGTGCCATCTGGATTAACAGCACAGAATAATTCGAGCGTCTCATCCGGAGCAAACCTTTGCCGTTCACTCACAAGAATTCCAAAGTCGTCTTCACCAAACGCGGGCGCAATATGAACGATACCGGTGCCAGAATCGATGGTCACAAAATCAGCCGGCACAACACGCCAATAAAGATACTCAGATTCTGCTGTATTTCGGAGATTACCGACCAATTGCGACATTGTTCCATAATATCCATCAAACGGAGGCCGGAACCGTAGCCCCAACAGGTCTTCACCCTTGAGGGTTTTCTCGATTTTGAAATCTAATTTCTTTTTAGAAGCTATCGTTTCAACAAGCGAAGAAGCAACAATCACTCTATAAGGAGCGGAAACAGCTACGGCTTGGTCGCTGACAGGCGCCGAACTTGCGGCCGCCTCATCCACTATCACAACTGAGTATTCTAAATTTGGATTTACCGCAGCGAATTGATTACTCGGCAGTGTCCATGGGGTGGTTGTCCAAATTAGAAAATTGGTATCTGGTCCAAGGCCGAGTTTTCGAATTTTTGGATCAGGTACCAATTCGTCACTTACCAGCGGAAACTTCACATACACACTGGGGTCGGCCACTTCGCGGTAGCCCAGGCCGACTTCGCCGGCGGAAAGGGAGGTGCCCCCTTGGGCCCACCACCAGACGATTTTGTACCCCTGGTATAACAGCCCACGGTCGAACAGTTGCTTCAGGCTCCACCAGACGCTTTCGACATAGCTTTGGTGGTAGGTGACATACGCCTTGTCGAGATTGACCCA
The sequence above is drawn from the Pirellulales bacterium genome and encodes:
- a CDS encoding class I tRNA ligase family protein, which gives rise to MFQPVESNVNFPKLEEEILRFWREAGIYEKSLQRRRAENAERKARGEPERKFVFYEGPPTANGMPHPGHCLTRAIKDLFPRYRTMRGYLCERKAGWDTHGLPVEVEVCKELGIHSKEEIENYKSKTGGPDGIEGFIQLCQQSVWRYMQEWRRMTERIGFWVNLDKAYVTYHQSYVESVWWSLKQLFDRGLLYQGYKIVWWWAQGGTSLSAGEVGLGYREVADPSVYVKFPLVSDELVPDPKIRKLGLGPDTNFLIWTTTPWTLPSNQFAAVNPNLEYSVVIVDEAAASSAPVSDQAVAVSAPYRVIVASSLVETIASKKKLDFKIEKTLKGEDLLGLRFRPPFDGYYGTMSQLVGNLRNTAESEYLYWRVVPADFVTIDSGTGIVHIAPAFGEDDFGILVSERQRFAPDETLELFCAVNPDGTFNADATKRYHTRWVKDCDKDIIHDLKNRGLLFHREEYRHEYPFCWRAEEDP